A window from Candidatus Omnitrophota bacterium encodes these proteins:
- a CDS encoding class II aldolase/adducin family protein, whose protein sequence is MPEQELKLEIIQVGKRLYAAGLAVAKSGNLSARLDSENILITATGTALGQLKESDIVKVNLIAGKSAPGPNPSSELPLHGLVYKNFPVKVVIHCHPPLINGYFTVAKALKAMSFETKFYLGDIPVIPQETPTVTDPAPVIAALKTNDLVILKNHGTVAIADNFEEALNITEALEEAVKSAAVARLFDKNILDDLDLALKDDLKRNDPAYPMFSRPHIQAIVDLVNKDEFITQKGKELGLTVQLAIKLDDTNEVFKFSFEQGKIVKLDTDSQAPFIISAPGPVWEQVFLGKLDSFVAVTQGKMKLSGQLGQLSKWYVPFNRLFALFREVKIK, encoded by the coding sequence ATGCCAGAGCAGGAATTAAAGCTGGAAATTATCCAGGTAGGTAAGCGGCTTTATGCTGCCGGCCTGGCCGTAGCCAAGTCCGGAAATTTAAGCGCGCGGCTTGACAGCGAGAATATCCTAATTACCGCCACCGGAACAGCCTTGGGCCAGTTAAAAGAAAGCGATATCGTTAAGGTAAATTTAATTGCCGGTAAATCCGCGCCAGGGCCAAACCCAAGCTCCGAACTGCCCTTACACGGTTTAGTCTATAAAAATTTTCCGGTAAAAGTTGTAATTCATTGCCATCCTCCTTTAATTAACGGATATTTCACGGTTGCCAAGGCGCTCAAAGCGATGAGCTTTGAAACTAAATTTTATCTCGGAGATATTCCGGTAATCCCCCAGGAAACACCGACGGTTACTGACCCCGCACCGGTTATCGCGGCTTTAAAAACAAATGATTTGGTTATCCTTAAGAATCACGGGACAGTGGCGATTGCCGATAATTTCGAAGAGGCCCTTAATATTACCGAGGCATTAGAGGAAGCAGTTAAAAGCGCCGCGGTTGCCCGCCTGTTTGATAAAAACATCCTGGATGATTTAGACCTGGCTTTAAAAGATGATTTAAAGCGCAATGACCCGGCCTATCCTATGTTTAGCCGTCCGCATATCCAGGCAATCGTGGATTTAGTCAATAAAGATGAGTTCATCACGCAAAAGGGAAAAGAGCTGGGCCTGACGGTGCAGCTGGCGATTAAGCTTGATGACACTAATGAGGTTTTTAAATTTAGTTTTGAGCAGGGTAAAATTGTAAAACTGGATACTGACAGCCAGGCTCCTTTTATTATTTCCGCGCCCGGGCCGGTATGGGAACAGGTATTTTTAGGCAAACTCGATTCATTTGTGGCGGTTACCCAAGGCAAAATGAAATTAAGCGGCCAATTAGGCCAGCTTTCCAAATGGTATGTCCCGTTTAACCGGCTTTTTGCTTTATTCCGGGAGGTAAAAATCAAATGA